One stretch of Rhodothermales bacterium DNA includes these proteins:
- a CDS encoding helix-turn-helix domain-containing protein — protein sequence MNDAYVRSELNHQLTFRYSVIEADDTIDTLELAKTVQPALIITAAPMDEHGGCALCDQLKADPALKDVPLLWIAPAAGLPSVEDFNVSAEDTLTGALNNESLPIRVENLIEVRQYVRHGGLPDVRLSSDDSAARLADTLFLDAVHRLVEDNIGNSLFGLEALAREAQVTLPHLESRLLRLTHLSAAGFLRTKRLQHALGLLRDGKSPAEVASLTGFHSTGSFTRLFKQVMGVLPEAYAA from the coding sequence GTGAACGATGCATATGTTCGCTCCGAACTGAATCATCAACTCACTTTCCGGTACAGTGTTATCGAAGCCGATGACACGATCGATACTCTCGAGCTGGCTAAAACCGTACAGCCGGCGCTCATCATTACTGCGGCGCCTATGGATGAACACGGAGGGTGTGCGCTGTGCGATCAACTCAAGGCGGATCCTGCCCTCAAGGACGTACCCCTCCTCTGGATTGCTCCCGCTGCCGGCCTTCCCAGTGTCGAGGATTTTAATGTATCCGCTGAAGACACGCTGACAGGTGCGCTCAATAACGAATCCTTGCCCATCCGTGTAGAAAATCTGATCGAAGTTCGACAATATGTTCGCCACGGTGGGTTACCGGATGTACGTTTGTCTTCCGATGACAGCGCGGCGCGGCTGGCGGATACCCTCTTTCTAGATGCCGTCCATCGCCTCGTGGAAGACAATATCGGAAATAGCCTGTTCGGGCTTGAAGCACTGGCGCGTGAAGCACAGGTCACGCTCCCCCACCTGGAGAGCCGGCTTTTGCGACTGACGCACCTCTCCGCCGCCGGCTTCTTACGAACCAAGCGTCTTCAGCATGCTCTGGGTCTCCTTCGTGACGGAAAATCACCGGCCGAGGTCGCATCGCTGACAGGGTTTCACAGCACGGGCTCATTTACCCGTCTCTTTAAACAGGTGATGGGTGTTCTGCCTGAAGCCTATGCTGCCTGA